TACGCGTCGAATTCATCAAGGAAGGCCTGACCTTCCCCGGGGAAGACTCGGCGATGTCCCGGCTGCTGCTGAGCGTGATGGGGGCCTTTGCCGAGTTCGAGCGTGCCCTGATCCGCGAGCGGCAACGTGAAGGCATCAAGGCGGCCAAGAAGGCGGGGGTGTACAAGGGACGCAAAAAGCTCCTGAGCGCTGCCCAGGTCACTGACTTGCGGCAGCGCGCCGAAAGTGGCGAGTCGAAGGCCAGCCTCGCCCGGGACTTCGGAGTCAGCCGGGAAACCGTCTATCAGTACTTCAAGGCCGCACCGGACGCATAAACTGGACACCGGGCGCAGACCGCGCTATGCTGTGCGACATCAAAGGCGACCTCCGGGTCGCCTTCTTTATGCCAGCCTCCACTCCACGCCCGATACTCAGCGCCGAGGTCAAATGATCAAATGGGGACTGGCCAGTGGCCTGACGGTGGCGCTCGCGCTCTGGACGAGTCTGCTTCTGCCCGTCGGCGCGGCCCCAGCGTTTTCTTTCGCCTGGCTCGTTCACTGGCTGCTGATGATCGTGGCGGTCAAGATGGTCCCGCAGGTTCTTCCCAGGACTGCTGGACCCCTCACCCTCACCGTGGGACCAAATGAGCCCAGGTGGTCCCGGAGACTGGGGGTCCTGGCCTTCAAGCGGGTCCTTGATCTGACTGGATGGAACCGGATGATTCAGAAGGCCAGAGGCTACAGCGGAAAGCGGGGGGAACTTGCCAGACTGGCCGAGGAAACCTGGCGTTCCGAACTGGGCCACGCCTGGGCGCTCCTGACCACCTTTCTGATCGCTATTGCACTGTGGTCCTCGCGGTCAGATGTGGTTGGTGGGTTGCTGGTGTTGGCGGTCCCGTTGCACGTCTACCCCATCTTGTTGCAGCGCCTGCTGCGCTGGCGCATTCAGCAGCTTGGTGGGGCTACACCTTAAAGCGGGTGCTCGCCGAGTTCACGCAAACCATAAGGCCCAGGCCTGACTTTCCATCACTGACAGACTCTCCATTTCGATGATCCAGAGCAGTCAGACCTCTTCTGTCGCCACAGCTTGTGAACGCCCCCACACAAGGTGTTATGACCTGCATATGCAATTGCATTTGGCGTGCCTACAAGGGTCTACGCAGGGAGGGGGTGCATAAGCCTCCCACTTGCACCTTAAGGCAACAGTTGTCAGGAGGTCCGGCGCAAACCGCAAGCGCCGAAGCGACCTGCCCATGAGCGAAAACACCCTACTGCCTCTCCCCATTAAGGAGAAGTGAGGCTCAGGTCAACAGTGGCTATGCCAACAAAAACGGCTGGGTGTGGGATTGTGCACGAGCGTAAGAATTCACACTCTTGCAGGAGGTTCACCCATGAAACAACACGTGAAAACAACCCTGCTGGTCCTGGCCTTCGGCCTTGCTTCCATGCCTGCTCTGGCACAGGACACCACGACGGACACCACACCAGACACCGCAACGACGGACACCACGGTGACGACGCAGAACGATGACAATGGCACGGACTGGGGCTGGCTCGGCCTCCTGGGACTTGCCGGCCTGGCAGGCCTCCGTCGGCCAGCACCCACCGTCGTTCACCGGGATCAAACGGCACCACCTCGCTAAATGATCTTCACCCACAGGCGGCCTCCGGGCCGCCTGCTTTCGTATGGCCAAGACCTCAAGTGCATGCCGCCGGCGGCTGGACCGTGTGGGAGCGCCGGAGGCGTTGTCCTGCCCATCCGCTGCATGCGCCCCAGGGCAGCACCTCGTTACCATTCCGCAGGCTGACCCCTTTTGCCGGGCTGCACCTGGCGCACCTCCAACTTTAGAGTGGAGTATGAGCCAATTGGATCAATTGCTACAGGTTCGTCACCAGCGGCAGGCCACGGTGGCGGCCATCCAGCAGACCGAGGCATGAATCAAAGCCCACTGCGACACCCACCCCACCGCGTTGGCAAAGTGCGTGTCGCTCTACATCAGCTCCACGAACCTCCAGACGATCCCTGAACTGGCCAACATTGAGGTAGAGGCCCAGGCCTTCCTCCTGCATCTCCAGCGCGGGGCGTAGGCCCATCGCCCGCCCACCCGTACGATGTCGCCAGCGTGCTGGCCAGCGGCACCACCCGCACCGTCAGCCTCAAGGCCAGTGACGACACGCCCCCTGAGCACGCCCTCAGCTAGCGCCTCAGCCTCAGGAGCGGCTCTCGCCTCTGGTCACGCTGCCCCTGACCACCCTGCACCGCTGGCCGCACGTCCGACTTGCAAAGTTCTCAGGGGTCAGGCCCACATCGGAGCCTGACCCCGCCTGCCGCGCAGGGGTCAACCCCCGTGCTCTGCTCGCCAGCAGCGACGCCCTCAAGCCCGCAGTCACCCTCGGCTGCGTTTTGGTGGCTTAGCTGGCCCACTCAGGGCGCAGGCCACCGGCCCGCTAACATGCGGTATGTCCCCTCAAGACGAGCATCCCTTGCCGGAGGAACTCGACGCCCGCACCGAACGGGCCTCGTTTTCTGCCGCACGCCACCATGTCGGGGAGGCCGGGCTGATCCAGCTCGACACCCTCGAACAGATCATCCACGCCGGACGGGAGCAGATCGTGGTCACGCAGGCGCTGCGCCAGGTGGTCACCGCCACCCTGAAGCAGCTCCACGCCACCCCGCCGGGGCAGCTCAGTGCCCTGACCCAGCAGCACCGGGCCAACCTGGAAGGCATCGTTCAGTCGGGACGGGCACAGATCCAGATTGCCCACCGCCTGCGCCTGACCATCCAGGAGACCCTGGCGCAGGTTCGCGAAACGCCGCTGGAGCAGATCAGCGGCCACCTGCTGAACACCCTGAGCGAGTCCGTGCACCAGCAGGTGCAGGACCTCGAGGCCATCATCGGGGCCGCCGTCGGGCAGGCGGACTCCCTGGAGCAGGTGGCCGGGCTCGAGCAGGTGGGGACGCAGGCCGCCGCTCGGCTCCAGCAGATGGAGCATGACCGGGGCGAGCACGAACTAATGAAGTTGGAGCGTGAGGCCGCCGAGACGCTGGGGCGCATTCGCGAACTGGAGCGGGCAGGACAGAGCCAGGCGCAGCGCAAAAATCAGTTGCTTGCGGAGGCACAGACCGCCGAGGCGCGCATCGCAGAGTTGGAGCAGGCCAGCGCAGAGGACCAGGCGGAGACGGCCCCGGAGGATGCCCAGCAGTAGAAGGCGGGGCAGCGGAGCGCTTGGACGCCGCCATCACGGCTGGCCTCACCTTGACCCAGCGTGCATCGGACGCTCTCTGGTTCAACATCACAGGCGGCCCAAGCAGTCGCCTTCTTCTTTGCGGCCCAGGGCCCACCTGATTTTGTCGAGCCCGCACGGGCCGCCTGAGCGGGGGTGCACCCGTCCCTTAGGACTGAATGGTCAAAACGATAATTCGGTCCTAAGGGACATTAAGCCAACGGCGGCTCTTGGGCATGCTCACCCTTCTAGGCTGCCTGGCAGCCGCGTCTCCGCTGCGGCTCAGCGTGGCCCTGGAGGGAACCCTGATGACCGTTGATCATGACGCCCTATTCAGCGCTTGGAAGGTCGTG
The sequence above is drawn from the Deinococcus radiopugnans ATCC 19172 genome and encodes:
- a CDS encoding recombinase family protein, which gives rise to MSTPNRGHRLGYARVSSEDQNTVRQLDGLSFDKVFTDKVSGGKANRPQLTALLGHARKGDTVVVHSMDRLARNLDDLRALVNRLTEKGVRVEFIKEGLTFPGEDSAMSRLLLSVMGAFAEFERALIRERQREGIKAAKKAGVYKGRKKLLSAAQVTDLRQRAESGESKASLARDFGVSRETVYQYFKAAPDA
- a CDS encoding type II toxin-antitoxin system VapC family toxin; translation: MSPQDEHPLPEELDARTERASFSAARHHVGEAGLIQLDTLEQIIHAGREQIVVTQALRQVVTATLKQLHATPPGQLSALTQQHRANLEGIVQSGRAQIQIAHRLRLTIQETLAQVRETPLEQISGHLLNTLSESVHQQVQDLEAIIGAAVGQADSLEQVAGLEQVGTQAAARLQQMEHDRGEHELMKLEREAAETLGRIRELERAGQSQAQRKNQLLAEAQTAEARIAELEQASAEDQAETAPEDAQQ
- a CDS encoding WGxxGxxG family protein, with the protein product MKQHVKTTLLVLAFGLASMPALAQDTTTDTTPDTATTDTTVTTQNDDNGTDWGWLGLLGLAGLAGLRRPAPTVVHRDQTAPPR